The following DNA comes from Streptomyces sp. Ag109_O5-10.
TCGCCCTGCTGCGGTCCCGCAAGACCCTGGTGTGGGGCTTCGGCACCCCGCTGGGCCTCGCGTTCCTGGTCCCGTTCGTCGCGGTGTTCCTGATGCCGGGCGCGGTCGCCGGTGCCACCCTCCTCGCCCGCGACCTGCTGGGCGAGGAGACGGCCGAGGAGGACGAGCGGACCGGCGAACCCGTCAGTCCCTGAACGACGCGTCCGCCGCCACGGTCACGATCGCCCGTACCTGGTCGATGATGTCCACCCGGTTCCGCACGAACTCCGGGTCGGTCACCTGCGTCGTGTTCCCGGCGCCGAACTGCAGCACCGGCGTGTGCACATGCCCGCCGGGCAGCCTGCCGTGCAGCCCGAGGCGGTCGCGCAGCAGCGTGGCCCGGTAGGCGATCTCGTTGGACAGGTAGTCCCCACCGCCCCCGGCCCGCGCGGTGGACCCGGCGGTCGGCCCGTCCGCCCGTACGACGGGGTCGGTCCCGCCCGCGGGTATCTCGGTCACCTCGGTGTGGTCGTACACCGGAAACCGGCCCGTGTCCGCCGCCGTGATCGCCGCGTACGGGAGGGTGGTGGTCGTCCACTGCGGCTGCGCGGCCGGGTCGGCGACCGGGACGGTCCCGGTCCGGCTCACGTTCTCGTTGTCCGGGAAGCCGCCCCGCCAGGCGCCGTTCGTCCGCTCCACGTCGAACCGCCCGACCCGCCCCTGGCTCACGGTCGTGAACAGGTCCACCTTGGGCAGGTACGGCCGCAGTGTCCGCTCCACGGTCCCGGCCGCGAAGTCGTCCCACCGCACCGGGAACACCGCCGTCTCCACCCGCGCGGGCCCCTCGTCGGTCTCGATCACGGTCCCGTCGAGGGCCAGCGCGCTCGCCCCGGACGGGTTGGAGATCCGGATGTCCCGGTCCAGCGTGAACGGGTCGAACCCGGTGACGAGGATCCGCCGGAGGCCCTTGCCCGGGTAGCGGATGTCCGTCTGCCCGCGCGAGGTCCGCTCCAGCAGGTCCAGCAGCGCGGCCCGCCGCCGCTCGCCCATCGCGAACCCCGGCGCCCAGGTGCGCACCTGGCGCGTCATCCCGAGCCGCGCCCAGTACAGCGGCCGGTCGTCGTCCCGGCTCAGGTCACCCCCGGCGGGCCCGCGCCCCTGCGCCCGGTCCACGGCCCGCCGCCACAGCGCCGCCCCCTGCCGTGCCACGGCCTGCCGCGCCTGCGCGTAGTTGTGGGCGTCCTCCAGCGCACGGGCGAACCCGGGGGCCACGGTGTCGAACCCGGACCGCCGGAGTATCTCCTGCGGCACCGGCTGGTCGAGCCGCTGTTCCTCGACGGTGGGGGAGGGGGCGGTGGCGGCGTGCGCGGCGGTGGGGACGAGCGCTCCGGCCAGCAGCACGACGCCGAGGACGCCGATCCGAACACGTGGGGAAGTCAAGGGGGTTGGCCTTCCGTCGCAGTGGGGTGCGTGGTGCCGATCGGGCGCAGTATCGCGTGTGGGTCGCGGTGTGGTCTACACCATGAACCCCCCGACGAGCCCGTGGGCGTTTGTGAAGGGTTCGTACGAGATCGCTGCGACGCGCCCGATGACCGGCCGACTTCTCACAGCCGCGGCTAAGGTCGGAGCCGGGACCAGTCCCCCTTGAGCAGCCCCGGTCCGGGACCTGACCCCTGGACCGGGGCTTGCGTGCTCTGCGGAGCGTCAGTCCCGGACGCCGAAGCCGTACACGGTCGCCGAGCGGTAGGTCCGGCCCGGGTCCAGCCGGGTGCTCGGGAAGTCGGGGCGGTTGGGGGAGTCCGGGAAGTGCTGGGTCTCCAGGGCGACACCGTCGCCGGGGGCGAAGGGCCCGGTCAGGTGCTCGGCGGTGTAGAGCTGGATGCCCGGCTCCGTGGTGGCCACGGTGAGGGTGCGGCCGGACGCCGGGTCGTACAGCTCGGCGATCTCCACCGGAGTCTCCGTCACCCCCTTGTCGAGGACGAGGTTGTGGTCGTAGCCGGAGCCGACCTCGCGGGCCGCACGGAAGTCGAACCGGGTGCCGGAGACGTCCGCCGGGTCTCCGGTCGGGATCAGGTCCCCGTCCACGGGGGTGTAGCGCGAGGCCGCGATCCGCAGCTCGTGGCCGCCCGCGTGCCCGGAGCCGGCCAGGTTGAAGTAGCTGTGGTTGGTGAGGTTCACGACGGTCGGCGCGTCGGTGACCGCCTCGTAGGAGATGTGCAGCGCCCCCGACTCGTCCAGCGTGTACGTCACGGCGACCGCCAGTTGCCCCGGGAACCCCTCCTCCCCGTGCGGGCTCACCCGGGTCAGCCGCACCCCGTGCTCGACGGCCGTCGCCTCCCACACCCGCTTGTCGAAACCGCGGGCGCCGCCGTGCAGGGAGTTGGGCGCGTTGTTCGGCTCCAGGGCGTAGGTCACGCCGTCCAGCGGGAAGCGGGCGTGCGCGATCCGGTTGGCGTACCGGCCGACCAGGGCGCCGAAGTAGGGCCCCGGGTTCTCCAGGTAGCCGTCCAGGCCGGCGAACCCCAGCACCACGTCCGCGGTCCGCCCGTCCCGGTCCGGCACCTCGGCCGACTGCACGATCCCGCCGTACGACAGCACCCGCACCCGGGTCCCCGCGCGTTCCAGTGTCCAGCGGTGCACCTCGGTGCCGTCGGAAAGTGTGCCGAAAAGTTCGCTCATGGGGAAACCCTAAGCCAAGGGTCTAGTCCACCGGATCCTTGGCGGTGATGGCCCGGTAGGCGATCGCGGCCAGCTTCGACTGGCCGTCGGTGCTCGGATGGAACCAGTCCCAGTGACTGAGCTGATCGGTGCCGAACCGGTACGCGTACACCGCCCCGCCGTCGAACCGGCACCGCCGGTCCTTGGCGCAGACCTCCCGCAGCACCTTGTTGTAGTCCTCGACCCGCTGCTGCACCTTGTCCCGGCGCACGGTCGCCGCGCTGGTCAGGTTGTCCGCGTCGGAGAGCATGGACGGACAGATGCCCAGCTTCCACACCTGCTTGCCCAGCGGGTTGGTCCGCCCCTCGGACCACAGCCGCTTCAGGTTCGGCACGCTCGCGACGTACACCTGCGTCTTCGGCAGCGCCTTGCGCAGGGTGGCCAGCGCGTCCTCGAACTCGCCGCGGAAGTCGGCCACCGAGGTCATCGCGCGCACCGACGTACGGCAGGCGTCGTTCGCCCCCACCATCACCGTCACCAACTGGGGCCTGCGGGCCGCCGCGTCGGCCATCTGCCCCGGCAGGTCGGCCATCCGGGCGCCGGTCTCCGCGTAGTTCCAGCTGTGGTCGGCCGCCTGCGCCCGCCCCAGCAGGCGCACCGCGAGGCTGTCCACGTGCTCGCTGGTGCCGGTCGCCCAGGACACCTCGGGGCAGTCCGAGAGGACCGTGCAGGCATCGAAGCCGCGGGTGATGGAGTCGCCGACGGCCGCGATCGAGGCCGGGCTGCGGTCCCACAGCTGTACGGCCCGGGAGGCCCGCGTCTTCTCGCCCTTGGTCGAGGCGGAGGAACCGCCCAGCACGCCGCACCCCGCCACCCCCAGCGCGGCGGTGAGGGCGACGGCGCCTGCCAGGGCACGCGAACGCCGGCGTCGCTGCTTGCGCATACCCCTTCGGTCCTCTCCGTCCGCTGCCCGATCGTCCCGTCCATAACAACGCACGGGAGTTCCCGCCCCGCGCCCTGCAACGGACCACCCCCGTACAAGCGTCCCCCTGGGTGAATGGCGGGGGTTTCCTGGCTGTGGGACCGACGGTACGTCACACTCCTTGCGCCACCGCACGGTAGCCTCGCCATCAACGCGGCGGTCGCGTCACTGCCGTCGGCCAGCCAGCAAGATGTCCCGCTCAGCCCGGAGGTTCCGGTGACGACACGTGGAGTTCTGTACGTGCACTCCGCGCCCCGCGCGCTGTGCCCGCATGTCGAGTGGGCCGTCGCCGGGGTGCTCGGCACGCGCGTCAACCTCGACTGGATCCGCCAGCCGGCCGCACCCGGCACCTGGCGCTCCGAGTTCTCCTGGCAGGGCGAGGTCGGCACGGCCTCCAAACTGGCGTCCGCGCTGCGCGGCTGGCACCTGCTCCGCTTCGAGGTCACCGCCGAGCCCTGCGCGAAGGCCGAGGGCGAGCGCTACAGCTGCACCCCCGACCTCGGCATCTTCCACGCGGTCACCGGAATCCACGGCGACATCCTCATCCCGGAGGACCGTCTGAGGGCCGCCCTGACCCGCTCACAGCGCGGCGAGACGGCCCTGGAGGCCGAGATCGCCAAACTCCTCGGCAAGCCCTGGGACGACGAACTGGAGCCCTTCCGCTACGCGGGCGAGGGCGCGCCGGTGCGGTGGCTCCACCAGGTGGTCTGAGCGCGTCGGCTTTCGCCGGAGGTGCCG
Coding sequences within:
- a CDS encoding DUF3145 domain-containing protein — encoded protein: MTTRGVLYVHSAPRALCPHVEWAVAGVLGTRVNLDWIRQPAAPGTWRSEFSWQGEVGTASKLASALRGWHLLRFEVTAEPCAKAEGERYSCTPDLGIFHAVTGIHGDILIPEDRLRAALTRSQRGETALEAEIAKLLGKPWDDELEPFRYAGEGAPVRWLHQVV
- a CDS encoding pyroglutamyl peptidase, encoding MTSPRVRIGVLGVVLLAGALVPTAAHAATAPSPTVEEQRLDQPVPQEILRRSGFDTVAPGFARALEDAHNYAQARQAVARQGAALWRRAVDRAQGRGPAGGDLSRDDDRPLYWARLGMTRQVRTWAPGFAMGERRRAALLDLLERTSRGQTDIRYPGKGLRRILVTGFDPFTLDRDIRISNPSGASALALDGTVIETDEGPARVETAVFPVRWDDFAAGTVERTLRPYLPKVDLFTTVSQGRVGRFDVERTNGAWRGGFPDNENVSRTGTVPVADPAAQPQWTTTTLPYAAITAADTGRFPVYDHTEVTEIPAGGTDPVVRADGPTAGSTARAGGGGDYLSNEIAYRATLLRDRLGLHGRLPGGHVHTPVLQFGAGNTTQVTDPEFVRNRVDIIDQVRAIVTVAADASFRD
- a CDS encoding SGNH/GDSL hydrolase family protein, with the protein product MRKQRRRRSRALAGAVALTAALGVAGCGVLGGSSASTKGEKTRASRAVQLWDRSPASIAAVGDSITRGFDACTVLSDCPEVSWATGTSEHVDSLAVRLLGRAQAADHSWNYAETGARMADLPGQMADAAARRPQLVTVMVGANDACRTSVRAMTSVADFRGEFEDALATLRKALPKTQVYVASVPNLKRLWSEGRTNPLGKQVWKLGICPSMLSDADNLTSAATVRRDKVQQRVEDYNKVLREVCAKDRRCRFDGGAVYAYRFGTDQLSHWDWFHPSTDGQSKLAAIAYRAITAKDPVD
- a CDS encoding aldose epimerase family protein, which encodes MSELFGTLSDGTEVHRWTLERAGTRVRVLSYGGIVQSAEVPDRDGRTADVVLGFAGLDGYLENPGPYFGALVGRYANRIAHARFPLDGVTYALEPNNAPNSLHGGARGFDKRVWEATAVEHGVRLTRVSPHGEEGFPGQLAVAVTYTLDESGALHISYEAVTDAPTVVNLTNHSYFNLAGSGHAGGHELRIAASRYTPVDGDLIPTGDPADVSGTRFDFRAAREVGSGYDHNLVLDKGVTETPVEIAELYDPASGRTLTVATTEPGIQLYTAEHLTGPFAPGDGVALETQHFPDSPNRPDFPSTRLDPGRTYRSATVYGFGVRD